aaatttcacaaaattgatagtaaatttaaataatattattgtctGGAAAGTATCTTTTACCTCTTTATTTTCAGACTTGTCTTCTAGTCCCTGTGCTTAAGCAGAAAAACTTAACAGCAAAAGAGATTAAGGGGGAAGCAACCTTAATCTTCAAGGCATACTTAACTTTAAACATGACTAAGTTATATCTTGAATCTCACACCAATTTAATCAAAAGTTTACCATTTCGTCCCCAGTATAATTACCCAATCACTGCCAAATTATTTAGATGACAtgccttttatttatttattttttattttttcagatAGGCAATTCAAATGACTTGTCAGTCTTCTGCACttctttttaattgaataatggCAGAGATGACAAGTTAGTATTTATGTATGTCAGCCATAGCAGCACCCACAAAATACACACACAAGGCTGTCTGAATTCAAAATTAAGGCAATATGAATTTCTCTTCGTTAGCCAGGCAAGCAAAAAATGTGTTAACCAGTAGCATAGAAAAAGGGGGTTCACCCTATGTAGATGGGGAGTAAACAAGAGGTACCGGAATATGAGTTTTCGAATGCACTATTTTCTTCTATCACATGACTTCAAATGTAAAATGGTTTATTGTGCAATACCTTGTCATTATTCAGTTTGGCTTTGCATGAGGCATGCTAATATTGGGTTTCTTTTGGTATATTCATACATCTGGCTCTCCCATATGTTTTTGTTGTAATTCCTTAAGTAAGTTATTTTTGTCGTCCCACTAAAGTTTCTGTATAAGATATATCTCTCCCCTTTCATAACCTTCTTTCTCTTTTGGTATATTCATACATCTGGCTCCCATATGTTTCTGTTGTAATTCCTcaagtaaattatttttgtcGTCCTACTAAAGTTTCTGTATAAGATATATCTCTCCCCTTTCATAACCTTCTTTCTCTTTTGGTATATTCATACATCTGGCTCCCATATGTTTCTGTTGTAATTCCTcaagtaaattatttttgtcGTCCTACTAAGTTTCTGTATAAGATATCTCTCTCCCCTTTCGCAACCTTCTTTTGTAAAgtgattattttatcatttacatGGAATAGGTAATATATTGATCTGTCTTGTATTCTTCCAGAAACTGCCCCATTGACTTGAAGGAAGCAATTACTAGTATAATTTTTGCATCTCCAAGATGTTCTGACATACCAGAACTCATGGAGATCCGCAAGCATTTTACAGCAAAATATGGAAAAGATTTTATTTCTGTGGCTCTTGAGCTACGCCCAGAATGTGGTGTAAGCCGCAATGTAAGTGTGTATAACTTTTGTGacttttttataattgaaatttgaaaattgaaacataGTCATGTTGTGAGCTATCTTGTTTCAGTTGGTAGAGAAATTATCTGCCACAGCACCTGATGGTCAGACCAAAATCAAGATTCTGGCAGCAATTGCTGAGGAACATAACATCAAATGGGAACCTAAGTCCTTTGAGGAGAATGAATCAAAGCCTCCTGAGGTCTTGCTGGTAAGGCTAAGATGCTAGGCTAATTTGTAATGATCCATTTACTGCTTAGATtgcattattaataaaattaagcagCTGCGGCTACATATGTGTTTCAATAAAATGAATAGTTAgttcattaattatttttttatgaatttgtaTGAGCAGAGTGGAGCAGACACCTTTGAGAAGGCTAGTAAAATGCAGATGGAACCTCCTGATGTCCAAGCTCCACTTAGCCATGGACAAAAGCCAGATGTTCCTGTTAACCTCTATGAACACAATGTGAGGTCATCACAGAGCTCCCATAATATGTCATCATACAACTCCCAAAATATGTCATCCCTCAGTTCCCAAAATATATCTTCTACAGACTTTGGTGCTAATAAAGCAACAATGTCAGGCAGTTCTCCACCTGAACCAAGGCCTTCAGGTATGGAAATCAGTCACTCAAAGATGCTTATTGATTCATGGATTTTATGGCATTGTGCCACACTTGTGTAAATATGCTGCTCATTAGATGTACCGGGCTGCTGTGTCTTACAGGAACTGTATATGAGGAGATGGGTTTCAGACATTCCTACTCTGAAAATGTGAATCCTCTTTCTCCAGGTAGGCAAAATTGGAATATGGAATTCAAGGATGCAACAGCTGCTGCACAGGCAGCTGCTGAGTCTGCGGAACGAGCAAGTATGGCTGCTAGAGCTGCTGCAGAACTTTCGAGCCGTGGGAGGGTTAACACACAGTATTCCACAGAATCGCAGAAGTCATCTGCTTTTGATTCTAGGGATGAAGGACCTGGAAAATTTGCTGGCTCAAAATTTCAGGGGGAACATCTCTCTAAGGTGTCAGCAAATAATTCCTTTCATGATAGAAATCCTAGATCACAAAATGTACAGATGGATGGAAATCAACAAGATAATCTGGAGGGAGTGTCTGAGAGGCTTTACAGGGATGGTAATCATAGGAAGTCTAGTCAATATTCTTCTTTGAAGTCCGACCCATCCTCTATAGATGAGGTGAATACTGGCCAAAGGTCAGATAGCTATTCTCAAAGGAGTTCATCTGCAGTGGAGGCCACAAAATTAGAGAAGGGCAACTTCTTCGAACAATCCGACAAGTCTGAGGTAGGATTTCTGAGTGAACACCAAGGTGGTATGAAGAATGAGAATGTTGATTATTCAGGGAATGCAAGGATCAAAAGAGAATCTAGCACTCTTTCCCCTCGTTCTCATTCAAGCGCTTTTGGTGATGCTTATGATGAAATTTCGAATTTAAGCATCCTGAGGTCTGATAATGATGCTGGCGAAAACCCTTTTGCTGCTCGTGTAGTTTTTGATGAATATGGTTCAGATGACAATGACCATAAATTTGATGTGGGAAGCAAGGATAGTGAAGAAGAGTTGAATACTGACTTCCAATCACTAGGTAGAAAATCGCCTACTCATCTTTCAGCAAATACAAGTGCTTGGAGTCCTAGGCAAGGCAGGAGTGGGTCAATGGAAAAGTTGAGTTCACAATCCGATTTTTCCACAGAATGGCGCTTCCCTCATGATTTTTCTGAAGGCctgataaaatcaaattctgTAGCTCCTTCACAACCAGAAAACTTGTTGCCAGGAACATTTGATGATTCAGATGGCCTGAGTTCAGAAAGTGAAAAGGAGCTGGACGAGCCCATGTTTAGTGGGAGAACAGATCCTAGTATCATCCATCTTAATGAGAATGTTCATACAAGAGACCCTGAGCCAACCCAAAGTGAGACTCAGGAGTTAGAAGGATCCTCATTCGGGGAAAAGGGAAACTCAAGATCAAACAGAAAGCCTTGGGTAGATTCCTCTTCCGATGATTCAGACACCACAGTCCCAAAGAGAAACCAAAGAAGAGAATTTAAAGCTGAATCTCAGAAGAAGTTTGGTTTCAGTGACGTGTCTTCTCCAGGACGGTTAAAATCCGTAGTGGATCAGAATGATTTGGACCGTGAACCATTTTATAATCCAGCGGATGAAGAGAAGCATCCACAGTCTCAGCGATCTTCTAGGCTTTCATTTGTTCATGAAGTTAAGGATAAAGATGACTTTGACACAAAAAATTTGCCTAGTATCATGAAAAGTACTGAAGTTGGAGGCCTGTCGAGTTGGGAAAGTGGAAAGGagttaaattttgaaacattaaCAGGTGGCTTTCGAAATAAGGGCTATAAGCGTCCACCATATGTTACCCAACCATCAAGTAATGCTTCATCCTTGTCCAAACCAACAGCTGATGATACTCCCCCTACCGTCCAGCAATCCGTTGCTTCCTCCACTCCTCAGCATTCCATTGCTTCTACAGCCACTCAGCAATCAACTGGCTCCTCATCAGTTAAGTCTTTAGCGAGCCATGCAGTTCACAGTCAAGAGGCATACAATCAGGAAGCCAGAacaaaagtaaacaaaaaatcCACGTCAAGAAGTAGACCTACATATTTTGATTCAGATACTGATGATTCAGAGGAGGAGCTTCCAGAACTCCCACAACATAGCAGTAAAAAAGAGTCCTACAATCAGAAAGCAGGTGTAAAAGATAATACAAAATTGAGCCCAATAGGTCCAATTACATATTTTGGTATGGATGATGATTCTGAGGAGGATATCCCAAAGCCTACTCTAACAAGCACAGGTCGTCCAACTAGCAGCTTTTCTCGAAGGACAAAGGCTTCTTCAAACTTTGAAACAAGTTCTTATTCTAAGTCTGCAGCTACATATGAGTCAGCGACAGCATCAAACAACAGTGCAGAGAGGAAAACTTCTTCCAGGAGATCCCATTCTACTGAAACTATGCCAAATGCCTGGTCCCAGACCATGAGCTCAGGTCAGCAGGAAAGGAAACTGTCTTCACAGAGGCTCCATGCTACTGAATCTGCACCTGAGTCCCAGTACCAGACCAAGAGCCCAAGCCAGCAAGAAAGTTCTGAATGGCATAGATCTTCAGAACAAGCAACTCATAAGCCAATGCCTGAACCCAAGACATCCTTGGAGAAGGAAAGTTCAAAATATCCTGCAATAGAACAACAATCCAATCCTGTTCCAAAAACAGTTGCTTCAGGTGGTTCTGAAAGTTCAAAGCCTTCAAGTTCAAGTACAGAACCCCCATCTAGGGAAAATTCCATCAAGAAAGCGAGTCATGTTCACCCAAAGCTCCCTGATTATGAAAGCTTAGCTGCCCGTTTCCAGTCTCTCCGTGTGAATCGCcagtaaatatttttagttgCAGTTTGTTAtggatttgtatttttttacatCTTTGCATAAAATTTATCAGATTGTATATCTGAATGGGAACTGAAACTGATACCGTTATAGGATCTGTACCATAGCTCCTCTGTCCATTTTGAGTCGAAACAGTTAATTGTGTCTGTGATGAGAATATAGTGCTCAGGAATTGATATCAGGGAATAAAGTTGTAGAATGAACTTCTGAGCTTCAGCTATCATTTGGTTCTCTTTTATTTGAGATGGTTTTATTCATCTCCCTTAAATTGTAAGAAGGATATCTGGTTTCTGGCCACTAAACATGTTATTCTTTCAAAGTGACGATGATTTCCTTCGAAGGTTTATTAAGAAGATTTGTAGAGTTTGAGGGTATTTggtaaatgatttaatttatattattaaattgattaaatatatttgataaaataacttgaatttaaaaataatcttaaacattaaatttaaatagttaatttattcttaatttcaaatttcttttatctCGTTCATTTAGTGAGggcatattttataattataataattcatcttttattataatatttttgtaattaacttttgtatatataatactttaaatacaaatattttaaaaataaatatattaccTAAGTGAGagtataaatattagttaaaattaatgagggtaaatatatcatttaataatttagagtaaattttaagttatctttatcaaataattttgttatttaagataaaaaaaaaaataagtaataagttttaagtcaataatttaaaaataatttaatttaaaatcaacttaaatcattaaataataaatattgaattttattaaacaaccaCTTGATATAAGGTTAAGGTATTGCATTACCCTCAATCTtggaatgataaaaataaacaaatagggagtaaaaaaaataaaataaataaatagtgaatagaataaaaaaaccataatgaaaaaagtgaataaaaagggaaatataagaaaaaaataattttagttcaaTTTTTATCCTCTCTTTATGGTTAAGGTAGAGCTCTTTAAGTCTTTTTTGTTCATGGTTTAAAATAAAGGTAATACGAATTTATTGGTACTTGAATTTTACgggtatataaaaaatatcgataaaataatagtagatattttaacaaatattgataaaacgaaaattattcaaaattcataaaataaactctaaaaaataataaaataagaaagaatatatatgttaaatttattttataagtgtaattaATATAGGTATAATTAAAGATAAtttgtatcaatttt
Above is a window of Vitis vinifera cultivar Pinot Noir 40024 chromosome 11, ASM3070453v1 DNA encoding:
- the LOC100256064 gene encoding uncharacterized protein LOC100256064 isoform X1, with the protein product MLHRSFKPAKCKTSLKLAVSRIKLLKNRREAQLKQMKRDLAQLLQSGQDQTARIRVEHVVREEKTMAAYDLIEVYCEMIAARLPIIESQKNCPIDLKEAITSIIFASPRCSDIPELMEIRKHFTAKYGKDFISVALELRPECGVSRNLVEKLSATAPDGQTKIKILAAIAEEHNIKWEPKSFEENESKPPEVLLSGADTFEKASKMQMEPPDVQAPLSHGQKPDVPVNLYEHNVRSSQSSHNMSSYNSQNMSSLSSQNISSTDFGANKATMSGSSPPEPRPSGTVYEEMGFRHSYSENVNPLSPGRQNWNMEFKDATAAAQAAAESAERASMAARAAAELSSRGRVNTQYSTESQKSSAFDSRDEGPGKFAGSKFQGEHLSKVSANNSFHDRNPRSQNVQMDGNQQDNLEGVSERLYRDGNHRKSSQYSSLKSDPSSIDEVNTGQRSDSYSQRSSSAVEATKLEKGNFFEQSDKSEVGFLSEHQGGMKNENVDYSGNARIKRESSTLSPRSHSSAFGDAYDEISNLSILRSDNDAGENPFAARVVFDEYGSDDNDHKFDVGSKDSEEELNTDFQSLGRKSPTHLSANTSAWSPRQGRSGSMEKLSSQSDFSTEWRFPHDFSEGLIKSNSVAPSQPENLLPGTFDDSDGLSSESEKELDEPMFSGRTDPSIIHLNENVHTRDPEPTQSETQELEGSSFGEKGNSRSNRKPWVDSSSDDSDTTVPKRNQRREFKAESQKKFGFSDVSSPGRLKSVVDQNDLDREPFYNPADEEKHPQSQRSSRLSFVHEVKDKDDFDTKNLPSIMKSTEVGGLSSWESGKELNFETLTGGFRNKGYKRPPYVTQPSSNASSLSKPTADDTPPTVQQSVASSTPQHSIASTATQQSTGSSSVKSLASHAVHSQEAYNQEARTKVNKKSTSRSRPTYFDSDTDDSEEELPELPQHSSKKESYNQKAGVKDNTKLSPIGPITYFGMDDDSEEDIPKPTLTSTGRPTSSFSRRTKASSNFETSSYSKSAATYESATASNNSAERKTSSRRSHSTETMPNAWSQTMSSGQQERKLSSQRLHATESAPESQYQTKSPSQQESSEWHRSSEQATHKPMPEPKTSLEKESSKYPAIEQQSNPVPKTVASGGSESSKPSSSSTEPPSRENSIKKASHVHPKLPDYESLAARFQSLRVNRQ
- the LOC100256064 gene encoding uncharacterized protein LOC100256064 isoform X2; this encodes MLHRSFKPAKCKTSLKLAVSRIKLLKNRREAQLKQMKRDLAQLLQSGQDQTARIRVEHVVREEKTMAAYDLIEVYCEMIAARLPIIESQKNCPIDLKEAITSIIFASPRCSDIPELMEIRKHFTAKYGKDFISVALELRPECGVSRNLVEKLSATAPDGQTKIKILAAIAEEHNIKWEPKSFEENESKPPEVLLSGADTFEKASKMQMEPPDVQAPLSHGQKPDVPVNLYEHNVRSSQSSHNMSSYNSQNMSSLSSQNISSTDFGANKATMSGSSPPEPRPSGRQNWNMEFKDATAAAQAAAESAERASMAARAAAELSSRGRVNTQYSTESQKSSAFDSRDEGPGKFAGSKFQGEHLSKVSANNSFHDRNPRSQNVQMDGNQQDNLEGVSERLYRDGNHRKSSQYSSLKSDPSSIDEVNTGQRSDSYSQRSSSAVEATKLEKGNFFEQSDKSEVGFLSEHQGGMKNENVDYSGNARIKRESSTLSPRSHSSAFGDAYDEISNLSILRSDNDAGENPFAARVVFDEYGSDDNDHKFDVGSKDSEEELNTDFQSLGRKSPTHLSANTSAWSPRQGRSGSMEKLSSQSDFSTEWRFPHDFSEGLIKSNSVAPSQPENLLPGTFDDSDGLSSESEKELDEPMFSGRTDPSIIHLNENVHTRDPEPTQSETQELEGSSFGEKGNSRSNRKPWVDSSSDDSDTTVPKRNQRREFKAESQKKFGFSDVSSPGRLKSVVDQNDLDREPFYNPADEEKHPQSQRSSRLSFVHEVKDKDDFDTKNLPSIMKSTEVGGLSSWESGKELNFETLTGGFRNKGYKRPPYVTQPSSNASSLSKPTADDTPPTVQQSVASSTPQHSIASTATQQSTGSSSVKSLASHAVHSQEAYNQEARTKVNKKSTSRSRPTYFDSDTDDSEEELPELPQHSSKKESYNQKAGVKDNTKLSPIGPITYFGMDDDSEEDIPKPTLTSTGRPTSSFSRRTKASSNFETSSYSKSAATYESATASNNSAERKTSSRRSHSTETMPNAWSQTMSSGQQERKLSSQRLHATESAPESQYQTKSPSQQESSEWHRSSEQATHKPMPEPKTSLEKESSKYPAIEQQSNPVPKTVASGGSESSKPSSSSTEPPSRENSIKKASHVHPKLPDYESLAARFQSLRVNRQ